A genomic segment from Acyrthosiphon pisum isolate AL4f chromosome A3, pea_aphid_22Mar2018_4r6ur, whole genome shotgun sequence encodes:
- the LOC100162920 gene encoding failed axon connections, which produces MTTATTEETKNVPQDVKEPVKDGADTVAETNNKQTENNDKKPAVAEKDDKVATPAAPVEPPQPKFTVKKQNFEKDVVYLYQFSRTPVIPSMSPYCLKVETWLRLAGLKYENVDHKMKHRSKKGQLPFIELNGEEIADSTLIIKELSQKFGKDIDAALSQDQRNISHAMVSMIENKLVWVITWWKTKTPENVIKGYKVNLQHALGTWVPNGVLNFLFKHSYSRKGLKKVKAQGIGVHKPEEILEFGQNDLKVLSDVLGDKLYFFGNEPSILDVVAFANLAQLFFLDKDVECQLRDYLVDNFGNLVEHTNRIKERCFPDWEDMCKNLDLNSHLPKPPPVEEKPKEDGDKKAAENKNTEKEAKEPSDEKGDGKKEGEKEPEDK; this is translated from the exons ATGACTACGGCGACTACGGAAGAGACGAAGAATGTCCCGCAGGACGTCAAAGAACCGGTAAAGGACGGCGCTGACACCGTAGCCGAGACCAACAACAAACAGACGGAGAACAACGACAAGAAACCAGCGGTGGCGGAGAAGGACGATAAGGTAGCGACGCCCGCCGCTCCTGTCGAACCACCGCAGCCAAAGTTCACCGTGAAGAAGCAGAACTTCGAAAAGGACGTCGTGTACCTGTACCAGTTCTCGCGCACGCCCGTCATCCCGTCCATGTCACCGTACTGCCTCAAGGTGGAGACATGGCTCAGGCTGGCTGGACTCAAATACGAG aatGTCGATCATAAAATGAAGCACCGTTCCAAAAAAGGACAGTTACCATTTATTGAATTGAATGGCGAAGAAATTGCTGATAGTACTCTAATTATTAAAGAGCTTAGTCAGAAATTTGGCAAAGACATTGATGCCGCATTGAGCCAAGATCAACGTAACATATCACATGCTATGGTATCGATGATTGAGAATAAACTTGTTTG ggtGATAACATGGTGGAAGACAAAAACTCCAGAAAATGTTATCAAAGGATATAAAGTGAACTTGCAACATGCGCTTGGTACATGGGTTCCAAATGGAGTTCTTAATTTCTTGTTCAAGCACAGTTATAGTCGAAAG ggattaaaaaaagttaaagctCAAGGAATTGGAGTTCATAAGCCCGAAGAGATTTTGGAATTTGGACAAAATGATCTTAAAGTTCTATCTGATGTTCTAGGCGACAAATTGTATTTCTTTGGAAATGAACCctcaatt CTGGACGTAGTGGCTTTTGCAAACTTGGCACAATTGTTCTTTTTAGACAAAGATGTTGAATGCCAATTACGAGACTATTTAGTGGACAATTTTGGAAATTTAGTGGAGCACACAAACCGCATCAAGGAACGGTGTTTCCCTGACTGGGAAGACATGTGTAAGAATCTAGACTTGAACAGCCACTTGCCAAAACCACCGCCAGTTGAAGAAAAGCCTAAGGAAGATGGAGACAAGAAGGCCGCAGAAAACAAGAATACTGAAAAAGAAGCCAAGGAACCATCTGATGAAAAA ggTGATGGAAAAAAGGAAGGAGAGAAAGAACCAGAAGACAAATGA